Within the Salvia splendens isolate huo1 unplaced genomic scaffold, SspV2 ctg300, whole genome shotgun sequence genome, the region aataatGCAATATACTAGAAACAAACATGTATACATAATCCCTCCAATTTCATAACTATACTAGTATGACTCAAACACACTATAGCAATATAGCCAACAACACATCACATTGCAGCTCACACTCATCCTCGTTTGAACACTTTGCTCGGTGTCGAATACCCCATTAGGCGATGCAGTGGAGAATTCGACAATGGCGGCAGCTCTTCTATCTCCGAGACCGATGTAGTCGCATTCTTCCTCGTCACAGTTCTTGATGAAGGACCAGCTGATTCAACGCCTTCCTTTGAGTTTGAGACACCTTTCAGCTTCCGATCCTCATAATAACCGCCTCCAGACGACATCTTTCTGTCGTACGAGTTTCCCTTGGCTCGATCAATTGAAGGTATGGCGGCTGAGGCCTCTCCCTCGGTGGAGCAGCTCCTACAGAATGACCGCCCGTACTCATCAGAGTACGACACAGATTCAACATGTTTGCAGGAGATAGATTGGGGCGCCGGTTCCATATTTCTCCGGATGTTACCATCACTGTAGTCACCGGCCTCACTAGGGGGAGGTGCACGGGCATCAGCAACGTATGGAACGAGATGAGTTCCCTTCACGACCGAAAACTTTATAACCTTCCCACAAGCATTGCACATCAGCTGATGATACCTTTTCTTGAATAGGAGAAAGTCCACTGGCAGCTGGAGCAGTTGTGAACAATGGTAACAAGTGATAACCGGGCTCCACCGGCTATGGGACGGAGGTGCCTCTTGGCTGCACTGTATTTCTCCCTCAACTGCGTCCGTCTGATCTCATCAAGCCTCTGGTTGTCAGACTTTGTCTCACGGCCCCATGATGAGGGCTCAGAGGTTGCATAACGGTGGGGGCTCAAAGAGTTGGAGCTACCGCAGCAGTTATGGTCAGCGTGGATGGCACGATGGCCATTTTTACGGTGTTGCCAATCTTGCTGATTGCAGTGCAAACAAGAGCAGCTAGCTTGGTGTCGAAAATGTGCAGCCTCGCCCGAGAAAGCCATTCTCCTCTCATTGTATCTTTCACCATAACCCTTGGCACGATCGTTTCGCCTGTTACATGGACCTGAATGGCTCACATCTGCATACATTTCCCTTTCAGCTTCTAAGTAAGGAAGAGCATTGAATTGCATCCTCTCAAGCTGATCCTTCAGATGATGTACCGTTCTCAACAGATCGAGTTGCTCTGGATTCGAGTATGAAGACTTTTCGGGTAAGTCGAAAGCTGAATGGGGTGGAAGCAAATTGTGCCGATGAACTGGAGGTCTGTGTCCAGCAGTGTGATCTCTCGAAGGGAATGGTGCTCTCGAGACATCTCCTTGTGAATTGAGTCTCATCCTATTCTGACCTCTGTGCCAAGGGAAGTGCATTTCACGGCTCAAGGGACTTGTTGCCCGATGAGCCCTCTCTGCTTCACTCTTCGCCACATTGTTCCCACTAAATCCACCATTTCTGAGCTTTTCTCTGGCTCGGATATGTCCCACATCGTTAGCCTTTCTCGAGGATGTGAAAAATGTTCGCGGACTTGATCATCAATTCCATCGTAAGATGATTCACTACCATCATAAGCATAGTAGCTCCTGCTGTTCTGATAAAAAGCCGCGGTCCATGCCTAACGTTGATCTCGGAGCTATGGTCACCGAGATGTGAACTTCCCAGTGTGTCTGTAGAGTTAAATCTCTCAAAAGTACGTGCAACTTCTCTTGGAGAACCATCGAGCTGTTCATCATCAGTCGTAAGATAGAATGACACGAGACTCCCTCTTGAGGGGCTCCTAGGAGCGTGAACTGGAGCACTGGCTTTAGGACTCATGCTCCTTTCAGCAATCGGGCTTCTAGAAACAGGAAGACCTCTGGAGCCATCACCAACTACCTCAGCTGATGTTGATGCGATGCTGATTTCATGAGATATCATCGCAGAAGGCGAAGTTGGTCCGACATGCTTAATTTCACCACTAGATTCATCGTTTAAGAAGGTCCGAGTCGTTCCTTCATTTTCTGGTAGAGCATTGTTTTCCTCAATCCTCTCCATCAAGCCactctcttgatcttcatattCAGGCAAATTCTGAACTTCATCAACAAGGCCGGCGCCTTTTGTCCAAACTTGTTCTGATTCTCCATCTTTCATTTGCTCTACATGTTCACTGGATTCTTGGGTATATGCTTCAGCCTCGAGACTGATCTCACCCGAGCTAGGTAGTCCATCCAAAGAGTTTGAACCGGCAGTCCACTCCTCATGGTCATCAGCATTGCTTCGACGTTTTTGAGGGCTTCTGTCTAAAGGAGTTTTTTCCGATGATTCTTGAACTTCTTTGGGAGAAGTTTCACAGCTAGAAAGACCCTCAGAAGCACCTCTTTCGCGAGAGACTTCCATAGAGTCGTCACGTTCATCTTCAGATTTACCTCGATATCTTTCAGGACTTCTGTCCAAAGGGTGGTTTCTGAAAGATTGTCGAACTTCTGAGGAAAAACCTTCACTCTGAGGACTAGTAATGTCAGGTGAACCAGGAAGGCTGTCGGAGGGATCTCTGTTGTGAGAGAGTTCCACATAGTCGACATGCTCATCTTCAAATTTGCCTCTATGTCTTTCAGCACTTCTGTTGTTTCTTAAAGATGCTCGAACTTCTGAGGAAAAACCTTCAGTCCGAGGACTAGTAGAGAGAGCATCTCTGTCGTGAGAGAGTTTCACAGAGCTGTCAAAATCATCTAGACGTCGTATCTCGCCTTCATCTGGCGAAGATTCAACTTTAGGAGAATCGGTTAAATCAGCAGTCGAGCTTCTGCCTTCCATCCCTCCTGAAACATTACCCTGTTGGCCTCCTTCTGCAGAATCTGTTTCTTGTGAGGGTAATTCAGAATGGTTAGTCTCCGGATTTCGACGTTTAGCTGCATACGGATGAATCACAGGAGGAATGTATGTTAAAGAATAACAATCACCTAAATGAGAGTAGTATATATGTAAAACAATTACCTTGGAGAGTAATACCACACCCTCCACATTTGTACATTGGAAGCTCTGGCAACTCTGGTAGAATCTTCCGGCACCTTGGGCATTTAACGAATCGAATTTGTACGTTCCCTTGAGTAGTCATGTTTCACCGGTACTTCACTCCAGTTGAACGGTCACAGTGCCAAAAACAATTTCTGATACaaagaaaacatttatacaTAAAAATCAGACCAGAATACTTGTAGCGAAAACAAAGAACATATATTATGTACGGGCGATATTTCAAACTCCGAGCAAATATAAAGGTCATGAATACAACTTTATGCCTACGAACGAAAGATGACTCCAAATCTGCTTAGTCTGAAAGCAAGGAAGCTATAAGTAATCCGATTAAAACATCATGAGAAGTTCACTTCGAACTCTGTAAGGGCATAAGAACCGTTGTACTTGTATATAAACTACTGGTTCTTTCCTAATATTTCCTTGAAAATCAGAACACAACGAGAATGTAGATCACACCACCACAGGACTAAAACGAGCCCACATCTAAAAGCAAGAATCCCAGTTTACCATAATCTTTAACTACTCTTAGCAATTGAgataataaaaacaacatggtGTTCAATGATAACAGCAAGTGACAGCAAAGGATGTGTGTTCATATCAAGTTCATTTGACGGTGTGAGTATTCAATGGTGTAGTTCGACATCTTGGTATTCAGTCCCACAAACGACGAAGCATACACTATGTTTTGCTACCATATAAAAGTATAAAGAAAGACAAGGAAGGCTTCAGTGAAAGACAGTACAATCTTCAGAAACAGTATGCAGATTAAACATAAGTTGTGCTAAAGCATCTTCAGATAGATTTTGTTAACTTATCTAACAATATCTCTTACACAACGTCTGCCCTCTCGGCCTTAAGAACTCGAGAAAGCAGAAGCAAGAAAAGCAGACAATTCAATCACAGCCAAATTCTTTCACACAATCACAGATCTATCCATTTTCAACAACACTTTCATGAAAAGATCCATCTTTAGCATAGATTCTATGCACCTAAACCACTAGAGCTTAAACAgaaaaaagcatctaaaacacATTAAATTCATCCATAGATTTCGAAATGGGAAGAAAACAAATTCAATTCCATTCCGAATATATTCGAACCAAGAACTCACATTCACACCAAAATTTAAACAAACCCCAGAAAAAAAAGGGAGAAGCTTTCAAGCTTTACAGTGCAATAAAGGAATGAATAAATTCTCATTCTGTTAAAAGTCAAACCAAAACCAGTTTCAGTGTAAACGGATCAACTCATTAATCaccaaaattttcattaaaattcagAAACCACACCTTGATTTAGCAGAAATCCACCTCCGCACAAATACCAAAGAATGCAAACTGTAAGGAAGAGGAAACAAACAGCTTAAATAAAGTGAAAATCAAGAGAGAAAGAGTCAAAATATGTGAAAAGAAGAAGCTATTGAGAAAAAAGGTCAAAGAAACTCatgagaaaaaaaggaaaaacctTTTCTTCAACGGCGAGTGGTTTCCATTAATTTTCCACCATTCGAGCTTTCTGTCATTAAATTTCTTCTCAAGATAAAGACAATGATGGTTGAAGTCTTGGTGGTGCCGTGTGTGGAAAGATTGGCAGACTCAAAAGTCGAATTCTTGAGACATTATTATGGGAGTCGAAAACATGAATGTAGGAAATACACAGTA harbors:
- the LOC121789655 gene encoding uncharacterized protein LOC121789655 produces the protein MTTQGNVQIRFVKCPRCRKILPELPELPMYKCGGCGITLQAKRRNPETNHSELPSQETDSAEGGQQGNVSGGMEGRSSTADLTDSPKVESSPDEGEIRRLDDFDSSVKLSHDRDALSTSPRTEGFSSEVRASLRNNRSAERHRGKFEDEHVDYVELSHNRDPSDSLPGSPDITSPQSEGFSSEVRQSFRNHPLDRSPERYRGKSEDERDDSMEVSRERGASEGLSSCETSPKEVQESSEKTPLDRSPQKRRSNADDHEEWTAGSNSLDGLPSSGEISLEAEAYTQESSEHVEQMKDGESEQVWTKGAGLVDEVQNLPEYEDQESGLMERIEENNALPENEGTTRTFLNDESSGEIKHVGPTSPSAMISHEISIASTSAEVVGDGSRGLPVSRSPIAERSMSPKASAPVHAPRSPSRGSLVSFYLTTDDEQLDGSPREVARTFERFNSTDTLGSSHLGDHSSEINVRHGPRLFIRTAGATMLMMANDVGHIRAREKLRNGGFSGNNVAKSEAERAHRATSPLSREMHFPWHRGQNRMRLNSQGDVSRAPFPSRDHTAGHRPPVHRHNLLPPHSAFDLPEKSSYSNPEQLDLLRTVHHLKDQLERMQFNALPYLEAEREMYADVSHSGPCNRRNDRAKGYGERYNERRMAFSGEAAHFRHQASCSCLHCNQQDWQHRKNGHRAIHADHNCCGSSNSLSPHRYATSEPSSWGRETKSDNQRLDEIRRTQLREKYSAAKRHLRPIAGGARLSLVTIVHNCSSCQWTFSYSRKGIIS